TTCATTCACACCTTGGGAGGGACAGAGATGGTGCTGCTGACCGTCATGGCCTACgaccgctacgtggccatctgcaagcccctcCACTACCTGACCAGCATGAGCCTGAGAACGTGCACTTCTCTCCTGGCTGTGGCCTGGACCATTGGACTCATCCACTCTGTGGTCCAGCTGGCTTTTGTTGTAAACTTGCCCTTTTGTGGAACCAACAAAATGGATAGCTTCTACTGTGACTTTCCTCAGTTCATCAAACTCGCGTGTGCAGACACTTACAGACTGGAGTTTCTGGTCACTGCCAACAGTGGGTTCATCTCCACCGACACCTTCATCATCCTGATCATGTCTTACGTCTTCATTCTGGTTACGGTTCGTAAACACGCTTCAGGTGGTTCAGCCAGGGCCCTCTCCACTCTCTCAGCTCACATCACTGTGGTGGTCGTTTTCTTCGGTCCTTGCATCATTGTCTCCGTGTGGCCCTTCCCTGCCTTACCCATAGATAAATTTTTAGCTATCTTTGATGTTCTTATCACTCCTTTTATGAATCCTATCATCTATACCTTTagaaatgaggagatgaaagtgGCAATGAGGAGACTCTTTGTTAAGGCTTTAGCAAGTTTTAGGAAATGTTCTTTCATGCACAGTCCAAGAAATTCAGATTAATAGTGATTGTTCCTGGAAATTAATCTCTTTAATTGAATATTCACAAGTCTTCATTTTAGTTCAGGTTTCAATATCCACTATGAAAAGTCTCCTGACAGAGGCTATCCTGATATGGTCGGTTCTTCCCAGGGAACTGCTACTCTGAGGATTCTGAAAATATTGAAGAGGGAATGGGGAGGAGCTCAGGTAGAGCACTGACCTAGTAGTgttcatgagaccctgggttccatccccatcaccacgaagagaaaaaaatatgtttgtgCTGTGGAGGATTCAACCCAGCTATGGAACGTCGAGTTTGTTCCTGGAGATAGTTTCTGTCATTGAAGACTTTGGGGATGGTGATGGCTGAA
The Sciurus carolinensis chromosome 2, mSciCar1.2, whole genome shotgun sequence DNA segment above includes these coding regions:
- the LOC124976406 gene encoding olfactory receptor 4F3/4F16/4F29-like, whose product is MDGGNHSVVSEFVLLGLTSSWEIQILLFLFFTTFYVASMLGNLLIVLTIISDRHLHSPMYFLLANLSFIDTGVSSIATPKMIYDLFRKHRAISLKGCITQMFFIHTLGGTEMVLLTVMAYDRYVAICKPLHYLTSMSLRTCTSLLAVAWTIGLIHSVVQLAFVVNLPFCGTNKMDSFYCDFPQFIKLACADTYRLEFLVTANSGFISTDTFIILIMSYVFILVTVRKHASGGSARALSTLSAHITVVVVFFGPCIIVSVWPFPALPIDKFLAIFDVLITPFMNPIIYTFRNEEMKVAMRRLFVKALASFRKCSFMHSPRNSD